One Ahaetulla prasina isolate Xishuangbanna chromosome 1, ASM2864084v1, whole genome shotgun sequence DNA window includes the following coding sequences:
- the LOC131204714 gene encoding olfactory receptor 5V1-like — translation MKMANNTGVKDFYFTELSDLPAVHISLFVVILLAYLTTLAGNGAILIATATDAHLQTPMYFFLCNLSLLDLLCPTVTVPKMLQTFLSEDKRISFVGCMLQLFFLIFVVGTEIFLLALMAYDRYVAICSPLHYANIMSKRLCVQLAAGTWLTGFTNSMIHTSMTFTLSFCGPNKVNQYYCDIPPIMALSCSSTYLSELVLLLVAGILGGGAFLVTLISYIYIISAILHIHSAQGRQKAFSTCGSHLGVVCLFYGTTIATYVRPTSTYSPKKDRIVSMLYGILTPMINPMIYSLRNKEVKGALIKAFNMQRGFFRG, via the coding sequence ATGAAAATGGCTAATAACACAGGAGTAAAGGATTTCTACTTCACTGAACTGTCTGATCTCCCTGCAGTGCACATTTCTCTATTTGTAGTGATTCTGCTGGCTTACCTGACCACTCTGGCAGGGAATGGGGCTATTCTTATAGCAACAGCAACAGATGCTCATCTCCAAACGCCTATGTATTTCTTTCTATGTAATTTATCTTTGCTGGATCTCCTTTGTCCAACTGTCACTGTGCCAAAAATGCTCCAGACATTCTTGTCAGAAGACAAGAGAATATCATTTGTTGGCTGCATGCTGCAACTCTTCTTCCTGATTTTTGTGGTGGGCACTGAAATTTTTTTGCTTGCGCTGATGGCTTATGATCGCTATGTGGCGATATGCAGCCCTCTACACTACGCAAATATTATGAGCAAGCGACTGTGTGTTCAACTGGCAGCTGGGACTTGGCTAACAGGCTTCACAAATTCCATGATTCACACCTCAATGACATTTACATTATCATTCTGTGGGCCCAATAAAGTTAATCAGTATTACTGTGACATCCCTCCAATTATGGCACTTTCTTGCTCTTCCACATATCTCTCTGAGCTTGTCCTCCTTCTTGTGGCTGGcattttagggggcggtgcttttCTTGTTACCCTGATCTCTTATATCTATATAATTTCAGCTATCTTACACATTCACTCTGCTCAGGGCAGACAAAAAGCATTTTCCACTTGTGGTTCCCACTTGGGTGTCGTTTGTCTTTTCTATGGGACAACCATTGCGACCTACGTCCGGCCCACTTCCACTTACTCACCCAAGAAAGACAGAATTGTTTCAATGCTGTATGGGATTCTTACTCCCATGATAAACCCAATGATCTACAGCCTGAGGAATAAGGAAGTGAAAGGGGCTTTGATCAAAGCATTTAATATGCAAAGGGGTTTTTTTAGGGGTTGA
- the LOC131189336 gene encoding olfactory receptor 5V1-like, whose product MEKSNTTGLMDFYLTELSDLPEVQTGLFVVILLIYYTTLAGNGTILLAIGTDAHLQTPMYFFLSNLSLLDILCPTVIVPKMLQIFLSKDKKISFVGCVLQLFSLLDVLGTEIFLLAVMAYDRYVAIRSPLHYANIMNKRRCIQLMAGIWLLGLINSVIHTILIFRLSFCGSKKLNQYFCDLQPVMALSCSSTFLVEVVHLLVAGVIGSGAFLVTLISYIYIISTILRMPSIEGRHKAFSTCGSHLIVVCLFYGATIATYARPTSSYSGKQGRIISMLYGIITPLLNPMIYSLRNKEVKKALYQVFKLKRFS is encoded by the coding sequence ATGGAGAAAAGCAACACAACTGGCTTGATGGACTTCTATTTGACTGAACTGTCTGATCTGCCTGAAGTACAGACTGGCCTCTTTGTGGTGATTCTGCTGATCTACTATACCACCTTGGCAGGGAACGGGACTATTCTCCTGGCCATAGGAACAGATGCTCACCTCCAAACTCCAATGTACTTCTTTCTGAGTAATCTATCACTGCTGGACATCCTTTGTCCAACAGTCATTGTACCAAAGATGCTCCAGATATTCTTGTCAAAGGACAAGAAAATATCCTTTGTTGGCTGCGTGCTGCAACTATTTTCCTTGCTTGATGTTTTGGGCACTGAAATCTTCTTGCTTGCAGTGATGGCTTATGACCGCTATGTGGCCATACGTAGTCCTTTACATTATGCTAATATAATGAATAAACGGCGGTGTATCCAACTGATGGCTGGGATTTGGCTATTAGGCTTAATTAATTCTGTGATTCATACCATACTGATCTTTAGATTGTCTTTCTGTGGATCTAAGAAACTCAACCAATATTTCTGTGATCTTCAACCTGTGATGGCTCTCTCTTGCTCTTCTACTTTCCTTGTTGAAGTTGTTCATCTGCTTGTGGCTGGTGTTATAGGAAGTGGGGCTTTTCTGGTTACCCTGATCTCTTACATCTACATAATTTCTACCATCTTGcgcatgccttccattgaggggaGGCACAAAGCCTTTTCCACCTGTGGTTCTCATTTGATTGTTGTATGTCTTTTCTACGGGGCCACAATTGCTACCTATGCCCGTCCCACCTCTTCTTATTCAGGCAAACAGGGCAGAATAATTTCCATGCTATATGGAATCATCACTCCCTT